A single genomic interval of Bradyrhizobium sp. sBnM-33 harbors:
- a CDS encoding TetR/AcrR family transcriptional regulator has translation MLERKVIGRPREFDEDQAMAKIMDVFWEKGFEGASMSDLESATELRKGSLYAAFGDKRAMYRKALALYDRTAIDESVHMLTGIDTPERRIGKFLQAPIDALAVTNDPRGCFLCNASIDQAVVDPETERLVKGSLERLGRVLEKVLSELSAIDNTRRRAAAQHLLSVYFGLRVLAKAGQPVRMLKAAREAALRSVLPIK, from the coding sequence ATGCTTGAGCGGAAGGTGATCGGCCGGCCCCGCGAGTTCGACGAGGACCAGGCCATGGCGAAGATCATGGATGTGTTCTGGGAGAAAGGCTTCGAAGGCGCGTCCATGAGCGATCTCGAGTCCGCCACCGAGCTGAGAAAAGGCAGCCTCTACGCGGCTTTTGGCGACAAGCGCGCCATGTATCGGAAAGCACTTGCGCTCTATGATCGAACGGCTATCGACGAGTCCGTGCATATGCTCACTGGCATCGATACGCCAGAGCGACGCATCGGCAAGTTCCTCCAAGCGCCAATTGATGCCTTAGCGGTCACAAATGATCCCCGAGGCTGCTTCTTATGCAACGCGTCGATTGACCAAGCGGTCGTGGATCCGGAAACAGAGCGCTTGGTCAAGGGAAGCTTAGAACGTCTTGGGCGCGTGCTGGAAAAAGTGCTCTCAGAGTTGAGCGCGATCGACAACACCCGGCGTCGCGCGGCCGCTCAACATCTCTTGTCAGTTTATTTCGGACTGCGAGTTCTGGCTAAGGCCGGTCAGCCTGTTAGGATGCTGAAGGCTGCCAGGGAAGCAGCGCTTCGCAGCGTTTTGCCGATCAAATGA
- the trxB gene encoding thioredoxin-disulfide reductase, giving the protein MLGRGKSAADEARHSRVVILGSGPAGYTAAIYAARAGLAPSLITGLEIGGQLTTTTEVENWPGGDVTLQGPELMERFHEHAERFDVTLIRDHIKAVDLSSRPFRLTGDGGAYTADSLIVATGATARYLGLASETAFRGRGVSSCATCDGFFFRAKPVAVVGGGNTAVEEALFLTNVASHVTLVHRRDALRAEKILQDRLFAKVAEGKVSILWDHEVAKVLGEQSGVTGLRVRHVGTREARDLAVDGVFIAIGHDPNTALFAGQLDRDGGYLRTKGGLGGNATETSVPGVFAAGDVADPVYRQAVTSAGTGAMAALDAERYLAGLSIGADAPSLKHAA; this is encoded by the coding sequence CTGCTTGGCCGTGGCAAGAGTGCCGCCGACGAGGCGCGGCATTCCCGCGTCGTTATTCTTGGCAGCGGACCTGCCGGTTATACCGCCGCGATCTATGCCGCGCGTGCAGGACTCGCGCCGTCTCTCATTACCGGGCTGGAGATCGGCGGCCAGTTGACGACCACGACAGAGGTCGAGAACTGGCCAGGCGGCGACGTCACCCTGCAGGGTCCGGAGCTGATGGAGCGCTTTCACGAACATGCCGAGCGCTTCGACGTGACGCTGATCCGCGATCACATCAAGGCTGTCGATCTGTCCAGCCGGCCATTCCGTCTCACCGGGGATGGCGGAGCCTACACGGCCGACAGCCTGATTGTGGCCACCGGAGCCACGGCTCGCTACCTCGGTCTGGCGTCGGAGACGGCATTTAGGGGCCGCGGTGTCTCGTCGTGCGCCACGTGTGATGGATTCTTCTTCCGCGCCAAGCCGGTCGCCGTGGTTGGCGGTGGCAATACCGCCGTCGAGGAAGCCTTATTCCTGACCAACGTCGCCAGCCATGTCACGCTCGTGCACCGCCGCGATGCTCTCAGGGCCGAGAAGATCCTCCAGGACAGGCTGTTCGCCAAGGTCGCCGAGGGCAAGGTGTCGATCCTGTGGGACCATGAGGTTGCGAAGGTCCTGGGTGAACAATCCGGCGTGACAGGCCTGCGCGTTCGCCATGTTGGCACTCGAGAAGCTCGGGATCTTGCCGTGGATGGCGTCTTCATCGCCATCGGTCACGACCCGAACACGGCACTTTTCGCCGGGCAGCTCGACCGCGACGGTGGCTACCTCCGGACCAAAGGCGGCTTGGGCGGCAACGCCACCGAAACCAGTGTCCCCGGCGTCTTCGCCGCGGGTGATGTTGCCGATCCGGTCTATCGGCAGGCAGTCACGTCGGCCGGGACCGGTGCCATGGCTGCGCTCGACGCCGAGCGTTACCTGGCCGGCCTTTCAATCGGCGCTGATGCGCCAAGTCTGAAACATGCAGCATGA